Genomic segment of Citrus sinensis cultivar Valencia sweet orange chromosome 7, DVS_A1.0, whole genome shotgun sequence:
ATTGAACAGGAAAATGAATAAGCAATCTGTATATTGTGCCATTGTGGAGTATTTGGATATTCTGATTTAAATAACAAGGAGAATACTTGCCTCATCTTTAAATGAGGAGTGGGGGATTGGAAGTGTCTTCATGTAaatgttcatttatttgtattttgaacTATTATGAGAATCTTATATGCCAAATCAGTAATACAAATCTTCAGATGATTTTTGCTGTTGATCATGGGTTTGTGTCTGCACACAACCATTGTATATCACTTTATTCTGATGTGCAGGTATGTGTAGCTTAGAAGAAATGGAATAATAATCATCTATTATTGCTTGGTTCATGATTATTAAACGATTATGGCTTTAAAAAGTCTACAAATTCCTTCTGTTCATATATGAATGTGCCAAGTTTGCTATATCTTAGATTATCTTCTTCCAAGATAACAAgttcatattctttttaatctttttcccTCACAGTTGACTTTTAGGTGTTAAGATTTGTTATTAGTCCCCtgttattatgatttcataaaCAGTGTACGGATATGTGCTCTAACTTTGGAGGACCTCCACATGAAAGAAAATTGCAACAATTGAATTCTTCCGGAGGGTATggtctttaatttattttctcaacttCTCGTAAGATTAATATATTTCATTCAGTAGGCACAGCATGGGGGGAAGGGTTTTTATTGAAAGAATTCTGATATTTCTTAGACTTTGTTTTGGAAGGGGGGTGGAGGGATTTCTCATCCATGTATGGTTACTTGATTAGCTTTTGACTGTATTTCCTCAGTCATGTAAAGGAAGATCCAAATACCAACGAAGGAATATTGCCTAGACACCCGAAAGACAGAAATGAGCTACAGAAGCAAGTTTTACTACTTTATTTAGTGCTCCTGAGAAATCTGATGGAGACCGAATGGAGGTCCAAAGCATTGGAAAAGGTAGTGAGTGAACCGCCGGAGGAGTTGGCACCAGAATGCAAGGCTAATGTGGTGCACTTGCAGCAAGATAACCAAACCGGTATGTGCTCTTATATTAACTAGACTGACTGGATTTGTGAGTGTGTGCATTTTTTTGTGTATACTCTTGTATTTATGCATATTAATGTGTGTAGGAATTTCTGCCACTTACTGGAGAACTAGTGGAAAGCTTTATATCGATATATCTGCAATAACTAATTGGAAACTatgatattaatattttctctcaCCTGAGGAACTGTGTAACAGATATACTTTGTGGCTCTGGAGTACTAGAAATTCTGCAATAACTAATGGAAACTAtgatatgaatattttatctcaACTGGAGAACTTTGTAACTTGTAGCTCTGGAATGTCTAAGGAATTTTGTCTGCTTCAGTTAGATCAAATATCTTTTAGTTGCATACATTAtagaaaaagataaagttcTCTGAATCTGAAAGACTGAAacattttgtatattttgtgAAAGGGAAATATCTGTAGATACTAGTTCATGCATTGAGGTAACATCAATGTTAAAGAAAAACAGCAATAAGTTATTATGTGGAACTAGGTTCACTTGCTTTAAATGCTGGTCTGGTCAACCATATGAACCTGTAAGTTCTGCAGAAATATATATACGGGGAGAAACTAGCTAAATTTTCCGTTCATTGATGGCTTtggtcatttttttccccttatttTTCAGCTGTCCTTCTCCTGAAGTATGTTAACAACTGCAGATAATGATGAAGAGGACAGCTTGCAGGCTCTTCTTAGAGCCATGATGGAATATAGGGGCACAATGAAGGAACATTGCAAAGctgtaggttctttttctcCTGTCATTTATGTTTTCTCACACATTTTTTATATGCTCCAAGCATGCAATTTTGTATGTGTCAACTGCTTTCTAAGTTTTAAAAACCATAATGTAAGAATACAGTTTCTTGTCAGGCTATTGATGCATTTGCTCAGGGGGATCATGTTCGAGCAGGAAAACTTCTAGAACAGACAAGGTTTTCCATCTACAGCCATCTATTGACAACagatatattttcattcagcAAACACTGTTAGCATTCAAGATACTGGCAGATTCACTTGATTCTTATTAGTAATGTTTAGTAGCAAAGGATATAACCTGTATTTCAAAGCCAAGTTGTGCTATTGATTATGTTAGCTTTATTGTTCACATAAAGTGATATGGAGGAAATAATGTGAAGTGATATGGAGGAAATAATCAATGTAGGAAAATTAGGTGAAGAAATGATGTCAAATCTTGAACCTCTTACAAAACTCCAAGCTCTTTACTTGAATAAGCTACTAAATTTGAACAGGGTCCACTGGAAGGCCTTGCCATTCTCTGATGCATGCAGaatttttgcatttaaatGCCCAGAGCTTAAGAAGCTGCCACTGGATCTTGAAAGGGCAGGCCAAGGTAAAATTCTTATCAAGGGAAAGGAAGATTGGTGGAAACAACTTCAATGGGAGGATCAAGTAACTCAGAATGCATTGCTTCCATTTTTAAAACAACCAGCAAGTGATTGAAGGGGGCATCATCAACGTCATCAACATGGATGGAGAGATTCAGGAGCAGATCAGCAGGATTTAGTACGACCTGTGGTGGTTTCTTTTTTGTGacttttttccctttcattttttcacttcctgtcatattatcatttcttTGTCTCTGTTTCTATTGCTGGTGTTGCTGCATGCTTGCTGTCCTTGACAAAGTTagctagtttttttttttttaattaaattttgtatgttCGGTCGGGACAGTCACAAAGTACTACTTGTTCTATATGGGGGTGATGTGAATCAacttttcaattatatattcTGTGGTAATTGcgaattcaatttcatttgtCTCCAGCAAATTATGAAGAAAGTGCAGAGTTACAATATGGAGAAGTTCACTGGCAAATACTTTGTAAAAGCTTCGGAGTGAAACAGGAAATGCACTTGCAGCTAAGGACAAATTGGTGGCCAGCTAATGCCTTCATTTTATGTACAttcatctttttaatt
This window contains:
- the LOC112495978 gene encoding uncharacterized protein LOC112495978 isoform X3 yields the protein MSKLIDRLADTLGKKTKFLGKSSEKCTDMCSNFGGPPHERKLQQLNSSGGHVKEDPNTNEGILPRHPKDRNELQKQVLLLYLVLLRNLMETEWRSKALEKVVSEPPEELAPECKANVVHLQQDNQTDNDEEDSLQALLRAMMEYRGTMKEHCKAAIDAFAQGDHVRAGKLLEQTRVHWKALPFSDACRIFAFKCPELKKLPLDLERAGQGKILIKGKEDWWKQLQWEDQVTQNALLPFLKQPASD
- the LOC112495978 gene encoding uncharacterized protein LOC112495978 isoform X2; this translates as MQKSMSKLIDRLADTLGKKTKFLGKSSEKCTDMCSNFGGPPHERKLQQLNSSGGHVKEDPNTNEGILPRHPKDRNELQKQVLLLYLVLLRNLMETEWRSKALEKVVSEPPEELAPECKANVVHLQQDNQTDNDEEDSLQALLRAMMEYRGTMKEHCKAAIDAFAQGDHVRAGKLLEQTRVHWKALPFSDACRIFAFKCPELKKLPLDLERAGQGKILIKGKEDWWKQLQWEDQVTQNALLPFLKQPASD
- the LOC112495978 gene encoding putative nuclear RNA export factor SDE5 isoform X1 is translated as MPALCREETKQKQSKNDHLQKDTEDFLFKLLGEGSQLNRDVIQEVLDSCGFDMQKSMSKLIDRLADTLGKKTKFLGKSSEKCTDMCSNFGGPPHERKLQQLNSSGGHVKEDPNTNEGILPRHPKDRNELQKQVLLLYLVLLRNLMETEWRSKALEKVVSEPPEELAPECKANVVHLQQDNQTDNDEEDSLQALLRAMMEYRGTMKEHCKAAIDAFAQGDHVRAGKLLEQTRVHWKALPFSDACRIFAFKCPELKKLPLDLERAGQGKILIKGKEDWWKQLQWEDQVTQNALLPFLKQPASD